A single window of Ananas comosus cultivar F153 linkage group 17, ASM154086v1, whole genome shotgun sequence DNA harbors:
- the LOC109723497 gene encoding NAC domain-containing protein 90-like isoform X2, with amino-acid sequence MSGNLLIPPGYRFYPTEEELLSFYLVNKLESRRLDIERVIPVVDVYTCDPSQLPPMSGDASIRDPEQWFFFCPRQERETQGGRPARTTPFGYWKATGSPSYVYSSGNKVIGVKKTMVFYRGRAPNGTKTTWKMNEYKALREEALGLPATAPRLCS; translated from the exons ATGAGTGGCAACTTATTAATTCCCCCCGGCTACCGGTTTTATCCGACGGAGGAGGAGCTTCTGAGCTTCTATCTCGTCAACAAGCTCGAGAGCAGGCGGCTCGACATCGAGCGCGTCATCCCTGTCGTCGACGTTTACACCTGCGATCCGTCGCAGCTCCCTC CGATGTCGGGAGACGCGAGCATTCGGGACCCCGAGCAGTGGTTCTTCTTCTGCCCGCGGCAGGAGAGAGAGACGCAGGGCGGGAGGCCGGCGCGCACGACTCCGTTCGGCTACTGGAAGGCGACCGGTTCCCCGAGCTACGTCTACTCGTCGGGCAACAAAGTGATCGGCGTGAAGAAGACGATGGTGTTCTACCGCGGAAGAGCTCCTAACGGGACCAAGACCACTTGGAAGATGAACGAGTACAAAGCGCTTCGAGAAGAAGCCCTTGGTCTACCAGCTACGGCTCCGAGG